DNA sequence from the Bacillus pumilus genome:
GCAAACTGTTCCAACGCTTGGCGGTATCGAAGCTGTTATTCAAAAGGCGTCACAGCTGATGCCTTCGATCAAGGAGATGCCGATTGATCAGTGCTGGGCTGGCCTTCGTCCGGCGACAAGCGACCAGCATCCCTACATCGGAAGACATCCAGAAGATCGGCGTATTCTTTTTGCTGCTGGTCATTACAGAAATGGTATTTTACTTGCTCCGATTACTGGAAAGATCATTCGCGACCTGATATTAGGTGAACCGGTCAAAAAAGAATGGCTTCACGCATTTCGTATTGACCGAAAGGAGGCACTGTTTGTATGAAAATTCAATTGAATGGCAGAATCGTTGATTTCGATCAAGAGAATGGAACGATCTATGACCTGCTATCAGACTATCAGCTTGAAAATCGAGTAGTGATTGTGGAAAAGAACCAAGAAATTATTGATAAAGAAGCGTTTCAACAAGTGAAAATTCAACCTAATGACACGATCGAAATCGTTCACTTTGTAGGAGGAGGATGACAACATGCTGCATATTGGCGGAAAAACATTCACATCTAGATTATTACTTGGTACAGGGAAGTATCCATCATTTGAAGTTCAAAAAGAAGCCGTGAACGTATCAGAAGCAGAAATATTAACCTTTGCTGTGAGAAGAATGAACATTTTCGAAGCATCTCAGCCAAACTTTTTGGAGCAGCTTGATTTATCAAAATATACGCTGCTTCCGAATACAGCTGGTGCTAGTACAGCGGAAGAGGCAGTTCGTATTGCTCGATTAGCGAAGGCTTCTGGACTGTGTGACATGATCAAGGTAGAAGTCATTGGCTGCTCAAGGTCTCTTCTGCCAGATCCAGTCGAAACGTTAAAAGCATCCGAAATGCTACTCGAAGAAGGATTTATCGTGCTGCCATATACATCTGATGATGTGGTACTGGCAAGAAAATTAGAAGAGCTTGGTGTCCATGCCATCATGCCAGGTGCTTCGCCGATTGGTTCAGGGCAAGGCTTACTAAACCCTCTGAATCTCTCATTTATTATCGAGCAGGCAAAGGTACCGGTGATTATTGATGCTGGTGTAGGCTCTCCAAAGGATGCGGCTTATGCGATGGAGCTAGGGGCTGACGCTGTATTACTGAACACCGCTGTGTCAGGTGCAAAGGACCCTGTGAAAATGGCAAAAGCCATGAAGCTGGCGATTGAATCAGGAAGGCTAGGCTTCGAGGCGGGACGTATTCCTTTGAAAAACTACGGGACAGCAAGCAGTCCGCAGGAAGGAATGCTGGCATTTTGAGCACACGTTATTCACGCCAAGAGCTCTTTCAGCCA
Encoded proteins:
- the thiS gene encoding sulfur carrier protein ThiS, which encodes MKIQLNGRIVDFDQENGTIYDLLSDYQLENRVVIVEKNQEIIDKEAFQQVKIQPNDTIEIVHFVGGG
- a CDS encoding thiazole synthase; protein product: MLHIGGKTFTSRLLLGTGKYPSFEVQKEAVNVSEAEILTFAVRRMNIFEASQPNFLEQLDLSKYTLLPNTAGASTAEEAVRIARLAKASGLCDMIKVEVIGCSRSLLPDPVETLKASEMLLEEGFIVLPYTSDDVVLARKLEELGVHAIMPGASPIGSGQGLLNPLNLSFIIEQAKVPVIIDAGVGSPKDAAYAMELGADAVLLNTAVSGAKDPVKMAKAMKLAIESGRLGFEAGRIPLKNYGTASSPQEGMLAF